Part of the Nitrospira sp. genome is shown below.
CCTGGGAACCCGTCAAGTGTACAGATGGGCCAGTTATCTGGACCAAAAGGCTGATATGGCATGGACAGCGGGGTCAAAGAGAACTACTTCGACAGTCCATTGAGTGACTCCTCAAAAATATGAGGATGAATGAGCAGGAAAATCCGACCACAGACTTCTCTCAAAATAGGTGAGGGGCGGAGTTCCCGAAGGAACCCCGCCCCTCACTGAAGCGATCCTGACTTAAATTACAGCCAGGTTACGCGCTCGGCCGGCCGAATGTAGATCGGCTCTTCGACCTGAATACGCGCCACTTCCTTGCCCGACTTGTTGAAGCCCAGGACGGTATCGTTGTACATCTCGAAACGCTTACCGTGGATCTGGGTCTCAAACACCTTCGGACCAGGGATGACGTCGTACCGGAAGACGATCTGCTGACTGGCTCTCCAGAGCTGGAGGACCGCCAACAGTTCGCGGCTGGGCACGAGATACTTCTCGATGGCGTTGTCCACGCCCGGGCCAAACATCTGC
Proteins encoded:
- a CDS encoding nitrate oxidoreductase subunit beta translates to QMFGPGVDNAIEKYLVPSRELLAVLQLWRASQQIVFRYDVIPGPKVFETQIHGKRFEMYNDTVLGFNKSGKEVARIQVEEPIYIRPAERVTWL